TGCTCGACTACGACTTTGCGGCCGGTACCCTCACGCTCCGGACGGCGGGTGCGCAGCTGAGCCTGCGCTTCCTCGCCCCCGACCTGCTGCGGATCACGCTGCTCCCCGAGGGCAGGCAGATGCGGCCGTCGGTGGCGGTGCTGCCCCGGCAGTGGGACGACGTCCAGGTGCGGCTGGACGAAGGGGAGGAGGCCCTGCGCCTCGCCACCCCCGCCATGACCGTGGAGGTCGGCCGCGACCCCGTCCGCCTGCGCTTCTACGACCGTGACGGCCGGCTCCTGGCGGGCGAGGCGAGCCTCGCCTGGGGCGAGGGTGCCGTGGCCTGGGAGCAGGCCGCGCCGCCCGAGGTCCGTTACTACGGCTTCGGCCAGAAGCCGGGCTTCCTGGACCGGCGCGGCCGGGCGATGACGCACTGGGCCACCGACGAGTCGCTGCATACGCCCGACCACGACGTGCTCTACCAGGCGATTCCCTTCCATATTGCCATGCAGGGCAGCCGGGCCCACGGCCTCTTCGTGGACAGCACCGCCCGGGTGCGCTACGACGTGGCGAAGGAGCGGGCGGACCGCCTCCGCATCCTGGCCGACGACGACTACCTCGACGCGTACCTCTTCGCCGGCCCGGCCATCAAGGACGTGCTGGTCCGCTACACCGAGCTCACCGGCCGGATGGAGCTGCCGCCCCTGTGGGCGCTGGGCTACCACCAGTGCCGCTACACCTACTTCCCCGAGGCCCGGGTCCGGGAGGTGGCGGCGGAGCTGCGCCGCCGGGAGATCCCGTGCGACGCCGTCTGGCTGGACATCGACTACATGGACGGCTACCGCGTCTTCACCTGGGACCGGGAGCGGTTCCCCGACCCGAAGCAGATGGTGGCGGACCTCAGGGAACAGGGCTTCCGCACCGTCACCATCGTCGACCCCGGCGTGAAGGTGGACGCCCGCTACCCCGTCTTCCGGGAGGGCGTGGCCGGGAACCACTTCATCTGCCACGCCGACGGCGAGCTCTGCATCGACAACGTCTGGCCCGGCCGCTCGGCCTTCCCGGACTTCACCCGGGCCGCCACCCGCCGCTGGTGGGGCGACCTGCACCGGGAGTTCGTCAACGACCTGGGCATCGCCGGCATCTGGAACGACATGAACGAGCCAGCCGTCTTCAACGAACGCAAGACCCTGCCCCCCACGGCCGTCCAGGGCGAGGACGGGGCCAGGGTCGGCCACGACCGGGTGCACAACGCCTACGGCTTGCTGATGGCCCAGGCCACCCATGAGGGGCTCCGGCGCCTGCAGCCCGACCGCCGGCCCTTCCTGCTCACCCGGTCCGGCTACGCCGGCATCCAGCGCTACGCGGCGGTCTGGATGGGCGACAACCACAGCTGGTGGGAGCACCTGCTCACCACCGTCCCGATCCTGCTCGGGATGGGCCTCTCCGGTGTCCCCTTTGTGGGCACCGACATCGGCGGCTTCCAGGGCGACTGCGACGGCGAGCTCTTCGCCCGCTGGGTCCAGCTCGGCGCCTTCCTGCCCTTCTGCCGCAACCACGCCGCCATGGGCACGGTGGACCAGGAGCCCTGGGCCTTCGGCCCGGAGGTGGAGGAGATCGCCCGCCGGTACATCCAGCTGCGCTACCGGCTGCTGCCCTTCCTGTACAACGAGTTCTACAAGTCCAGCCAGACCGGGCTGCCGGTGATGCGCCCGCTGCTCCTGGAGTACCCCGACGACCCGGAGACCGCCAACCTCTCCGACCAGTTCCTCCTCGGCGAGGACCTCCTGGTCTGCCCGGTCTACCAGCCCGGCGCCACGGCCCGGATGGTCTACCTGCCGGCCGGGGAGTGGGTCGACTTCTGGACCGGCGCCCGGCACAGGGGTCCCGCCCGCATCGTGGCCGAGGCCCCGCTGGAGCGGATGCCGCTCTACGTGCGGGCCGGGGCGATCCTCCCCATGGGACCGGTCCGGCAGTGGACCGACCAGCCCGCACCGGCGGAGCTGACCCTGCAGGTCTACGCCGGTGCCGACGGCGCCCTGGACCTCTACGAGGACGAGGGCGAGGGCTACGCCTACCGGGACGGCGGGTACGCCATCACCCCGGTGCGGCTCTCCGGCACACGGCTGCGCATCGGCGCCCCGGAGGGCGGCTACCGCCCCACCCGGGACCGGCTGGTGGTCCGGTTCTTCGCCCCGGGCCGCGTGGTGGTCGCCGAGCGGGACGGCCGGCCTGTCACCTTCCGCACGGCCGCCGATGGCGCCGCGGAGGTGGTCCTCACCGAGGGGACCACGGATGCGTGCGAACTGTCCTTCCGGGTCGAGGGCTGATCCGCCCCGGAACAGGCTGGCCTTCCGCCGCAGGTCTCGCCCTGCCATGAAGCGATGCGATGTGACCATGCTTCTGATCCTCTCCGGACGGGCCTCGCTCTCCCACGAGATTGACCGAAGACGCTCCTGCGCATCCCCCGGCGAGGGCGGGCCCTCCGACGCAGCGATCTGGCGACGCTTCTGAGACCCCGCGATCCGTTCCGACCCTCCCAGCGAACCGACCTTGCGGTGTCCCGGAGCCCTCAGGCTCTTCGCATAGACCACATCCACATCTCACATGGAGGGGTTTTGTATGCGCACCAAGAAGTGGCTTGCTGGCGCCCTCTCGGTCCTGATGCTCTCCCTGGCCCTTGCAGGCTGCGGATCCGCCAAGTCCCCGACGTCCGAACCCCAGAACCAGGGCGGCACCCAGCAGGGGTCGTCCACCAACACTCCCGCAAAGACCCCGGTGGAGCTGACCGTCTGGTCGCACCTCACCTCGCCTGAGGTCCAGGAGGTGCAGAAGGTGGCCGACGAGTGGGCGGCGAAGACCGGCAACAAGGTGACGGTCCTGGAGGACCAGACCGGCTTCCAGGAGTACGCCGCCGCCGCGACGGCCGGTCAGGGCCCCGACATCATGTACGGCCTGCCCCACGACAACCTGGGCCCCTTCTGGAAGGCCGGCCTGCTTGAGCCCGTGCCCGATGGCGTGATCGACGAGAGCAACTACGAGAAGGTCACCCTCGACGCCGTCTCCTACGAGGGCAAGAAGTTCGCAGTGCCCATCTCGTACGAGGCCGTGGCGCTCTTCTACAACAAGGCGCTGGTGAGCGAGCCCCCGACCGAGTGGGACGAGTTCCTCGCCCTGGCCCAGGAGAAGGGCTTCATGTACAAGATCAAGGACTTCTACTTCACCTACGGCTTCATCGCCGGCAACGGTGGGTACGTCTTCAAGGACAAGGGCAACGGCAACCTCGACCCGACCGACGTGGGCTTCGCCAGCGAGGGCGGCATCGCCGGCCTGCAGCTGCTCAGCGACTTCGTCAACAAGTACAAGCTGATGCCCAGCGACGTGGACGACAACATGGCCAAGGCCGAGTTCCAGGCCGGCAATGTCGCCTTCTACCTCTCCGGCTCCTGGGACGTGAAGGGCTTTGAGGACGCCGGCGTCGACTTCGGCATCGCTCCGATGCCCAAGATGCCCAACGGGCAGCCGTTCAGCCCGTTCGTCGGTGTGCAGGCCGCCTTCGTCAACGCCGACTCCAAGCACAAGGCCGAGGCCTGGGACCTGATCAAGTACCTGCAGGAGAACGTGCCCGAGCGGCTCCTGGCGGTGGGCAACCGCATCCCGGCCCAGAAGTCCATGGCCTCCGCCCTGCAGACCAACCCCTACCTGGCCGGCTTCGCCGAGAGCGCCAAGGTGGGCCATCCGATGCCCAACATCCCCGAGATGGCCTCCGTCTGGGCGCCCGCGGCCAGCATGATCGAGCTCGTCGTCATGCAGCAGGCCACCCCGGAGCAGGCCGCACAGCAGGCTGTGCAGGCCATCAACGAGGCGGTCGCTGCCCAGCGGTAGCGTGAGTGCGAGGGGGGCGGCGCCGCCCGCCCCCCTTCGATGCTGCCTTCCGGCCGATCCACCCCTGGGGAGGGACATCCGATGGTAACACTCCGTCGCCGGCTGGCCCCGTACGCCTACCTGTCGCCGGCCATGATCACGATCCTGATCATGACCATCTTCCCGATGCTCTTCACCATCTACCTCGCCTTTACCGACGCCAACCTCTACACCTTCCGGACCGGGCCCAAGTTCACGGGCCTCGCCAACTTTGTCGACATCTTCACGGGCTCCTTCTCCAAGGCCTTCTTCCCCGTGCTCGGCTGGAACATCGCCTACGCGCTCTTCAGCGTGCTGACCCAGTTCAGCTTCGGCCTCTTCCTGGCCATCCTGCTCAACAACCCGCACATGCGGGAGTCCAACCTCTACCGGGCGATCCTCATCGTCCCCTGGGCCATCCCCGGCACCCTGGCCGTCCTGGCCTGGAAGGGACTGCTCAACACCAGCTCCGGCGCGATCAACGTAGCCCTGGGTGCGCTGTTCGGGCTGGACCCGATCCCCTGGCTGCAGGATCCGCACCTGGCCCGGGTCTCGGTGCTGCTGGTCAACCTCTGGCTGGGCTTCCCCTGGTTCATGACGGTCTGCCTGGGCGCCCTGCAGTCGATCGACACCGGCCTCTACGAGGCGGCGGAGATCGACGGCGCCAGCCTGTGGCAGCAGTTCCGGTCCATCACGTTCCCGCTCCTGACCCGCATGACCGTCCCGCTGATGATCAGCTCCTTCGCCCACAACTTCAACAACTTCGGTACGGCCTTCCTGATGACCGACGGCGGACCGGTGCGCCTCGCCGCCTTCCAGGCCGGCTACACCGACATCCTGGTCTCGGTGGGCTACAAGCTGACGGTGCAGCAGTACCGCTACGGCCTGTCGGCAGCGCTCTCGCTGGTGCTCTTCGTCATCGTCGCCGTCATCAGCCTGATCAACATGAAGGTCACCGGGGCCTTTGCGGAGGAGGACTGACATGGCGCGCACACGGAAGAAGCTCCGCCCGTACGAGCGGGCGCAGCTCTGGGTCTCTCGGGTCATCCTCTGGGCGATCATCCTCGCCGTGCTCTTCCCGCTCTTCTCGGTGGTCGCCTCCTCCTTCCAGAAGGGCGACGCCTTCGCCGTGAAGCGGCTGTTGCCCGACCCGAAGCTCTTCACCCTCGACAATTATCGCGAGCTCTTCTCCGAGACGAGCCGCTTTCCGATCTGGCTCAGGAACACCCTCCTGATGGGCACCGGCGTCGGGGTGCTCCAGGTAGCGGTGACTCTCACGGCCTCCTACGCCTTCAGCCGCCTCAAGTTCTGGGGGCGGAAGAACGGCATCCGCACCCTGATGATCATTCAGATGATGCCGAGCATGGTCTCGCTGGCTGCGGTGCAGTACGTGCTGTTCAAGCTGAACCTGGCCAACCTCTGGGGCTTCCTGCTCTCCTCGATGGGCGCCAGCGCCTGGTCGATCTGGCTCCTGAAGGGCTACATCGACGGCATCCCCCGCGACCTGGACGAGGCGGCCAAGGTGGACGGCTGCAGCGACTGGCAGGTCTTCCGGCTGATCGTGCTGCCGCTCTCGGTGCCGATGCTGGCCGTGCTCTTCCTGTTCAGCTTCATCGGCGTCTTCAGCGAGTACGTGATGTCCAGCGCCCTCTTGAAGAACCCCGACCACTGGCTGATGGCCCAGGGCCTCCGGTCCTTCTCGGCCAACGCCTACTCCACGGCCTGGGGCAAGCTCTCCGCCGCCGTGGTGGTCACGGCGTTCCCGCTGGCCGGGGTCTGGATGCTGGCGCAGAACCTGGTGCAGGCGGGCCTGACCCGCGGCGCCGTCAAGGGATAGGGAGGGGGAGCCCATGCAACTGGCTGCACTGCAGCACCGCTGCACGGTCCCGTTCGCCTATCCGGTGGGCGACGGCCACCTGCGCGTGATCCTGAAGGCGGCCGACGGCGACCTGGCCGCGGCCGAGTGCATCTTCGGCGACCGGTACGCCTGGCCGCCGTCCGAGGACGCCCCCCTGCCCCTGGCACGGCTGGGGGGCGATGGTGTGCACGAGTACTGGGGCGCCACGCTGCCGGCCCCGCAGCGGCGGGTGCGTTACCGCTTCCGCCTGGAGGGGCGGGACGGCACCGTGGTCTGGCTGGCCGAGTCCGGCCTGCACGACGCCCCGCCCGACGGCGGCTTCTTCCAGTACGCCTATATCCACCGGGCCGATCGCTTCCGCCAGCCCGACTGGCTGCGGGAGGCCGTCTTCTACCAGATCTTCCCCGACCGCTTCTGCAACGGCGACCCCGCCAACGACCCGCCGGGTACGGGGCCCTGGGGCGAGCGCCCCACCCCCCGGTACCTGGCCGGCGGCGATCTGGCGGGCATCCGGGCGCGCCTGGACTACCTGGCGGACCTGGGGGTCGGCTGCATCTACACGACGCCAGTCTTCCGCTCGCCGTCCAACCACAAGTACGACACCGCCGACTACTACCAGGTCGACCCGGCCTTCGGCACCAACGGGGAGCTGGTCGGCCTCGTGGCGGCGGCCCACGAGCGGGGCATCCGGTTCCTGCTGGACGCCGTCTTCAACCACAGCGGGGCCCTGTGGCCGCCGTTCCAGGACGTCCTCGCCCGAGGGGCCGACTCGCCCTACCGGGACTGGTTCTACGACCTGCGGTCCTTCCCCGTGGACCCCGAGGCCTGCAACTACGAGACCTTCGCCAACCACGTGCCCACCATGCCCAAGCTGGACACCGGCAACCGCGACGTGGCCGCCTACCTGCTGGAGGTGGCCGAGCACTGGCTGCGAGAGGCCGGGGTCGACGGCTGGCGGCTGGACGTGGCCAACGAGGTGGACCACCGCTTCTGGCGCGCCTTCCGCGACCGGGTGAAGGGCGTGAACCCGGAGGTGTTCATCCTGGGTGAGGTCTGGCACGACGCCCTGGACTGGCTGGGCGGCGACCAGTTCGACTCGGTGATGGACTACCCCTGGCGGGACGCGACGCTGGCCTGGCTTACCGGCCGCATCGACGCCCGGGACTACGACCGGTGGCTCACCCGGCTCCGCTTCCGGTACACTGCCGAGGCGGCCCGGGGCCTGGTGCGCCTGCTCTCCACCCACGACACGCCCCGGGTGCGGACCGTGGTCGGCTCCCGGGAGCGGGCGGCCCAGGCGGCCGTGCTGCTGCTCACCTGCGAGGGCGTGCCGATGATCTTCTACGGCGACGAGGTGGGGCTGGAGGGCGGCGACGACCCCGACTGCCGCCGCTGCTACCCCTGGAACGACGAGGAGCCCCGTGACCTGGGCCTTCTCAGCCTCTACCGGCGGCTGGGCCGCATCCGCCGGGCCCTCCCGTGGCTGAACGACGGCGCCTGGCAGACCGTGCTGGCCGAGGGCGACCTGCTGGCCTACCTGCGCCTGCCCACCCCGCTGCACGCCCCCGAGCGCCCCGCCGGCGAGGAGGGGCTGCTGGTGGTGCTGAACGGCGGGACCGATTCGGTCGAGCTGGCCCTGCCCCCGGGCGACTGGGTCGACCTGCTGGCGGGCGAGATGCAGACCGGCCGGCTGGAGGGGGCGGGGCAGAGGGCGGCTGCGAAGGCGATCCGGCGGAAGAACGGAGGGAAGAGCGGGCAGGTGACCCTGCAGGTGTCTCACAGGGCACGCGGGCGGGCGCCTGGGCGAGCAGCCAGGCACGCAGCCGAGCAGCTCTCTGACCATGTGGCCTTGCAGGCGCCGGGGCGTGCGCTGGGGACCGTCACGCTGCGCCTGCCCCCGCTCGGGCTGGCCGTGCTCGCCCCGGCGTGGATGGAAGGGGTGGTGAAGGGATGAGGCGTGCCGCTCGCCTCGCAGCGGCGCTGGTGGCGGTCTTGCTCGCCGCATCCATGCGGGCGGCGTTGCTGGCCTCACCCGCCTTCGCCGCCGGGACATCCGCCTACGCCGCGGCGACGGCGCCCGCATCGTTCGCATCGATCCTCGCCGCAGCGCCAGCCCAGGCCCGGGCAGAGGCCGCTGCCCCCTTCGAGTCCGCCCCTGTAAGCGCCGGAACCCGAGCCGCCGCAGCGATGGCCCAGACATCGCTGGCACCTGCCTTGCCGGCAGCGATGGCCCAGACATCGCTGGCACCTGCCTTGCCGGCAGCGCCTGCCCGGACATCGCTGGCATCCGCCTTCGCCGCGGCGACCGCCCGGACACCGCTCGCATCTGCCCCGGCGGCGGCATCGGCGACGGAACCCACCGATGCGGACCGCACCTGGCAGGACGAGACGATCTACTTCATCATGATCGACCGCTTCCACAACGGCGACCCGAGCAACGACGGGCCGGCCGATCCGCGGAATCCCCGGGCGTGGCACGGCGGCGACATCCAGGGCATCATCGACAAGCTGGACTACATCCAGTCGCTGGGCTTCAGCGCCATCTGGATCACCCCGCACGTGCGGAACGCCGGCAACGACTACCACGGCTACGGTGCCGTGGACTTCTTCGAGACCGACCCCCACTTCGGCACCAACGAGACGGTGAAGCGGCTGGTGGCCGAGGCCCACCGGCGGGGGATGAAGGTCATCTTCGACATCGTGGTCAACCACACCGGGCCGGCGAACCCGCTGGTCACCGAGCACCCGGACTGGTTCCACCCGAAGCGGGCCATCACCAACTGGAACGACCAGACGCAGGTGCAGGAGGGCTGGCTCTTCGACCTGCCCGACTTCGACCAGTCCAACCCGGAGGTGCGGCAGTACATCCTGGACTACTCCCGCTTCTGGATCGAGACCACCGACGTCGACGGCTTCCGCCTGGACACGGTGAAGCACGTGCCCCACGAGTTCTTCACCTGGTACGCCGCGGAGCTGCAGAAGATCAAGCCCGGCTTCTGGCTGATCGGCGAGGACTGGGAGAACGCCCCCTGGCGGCTGGCGGCCTACCAGGAAGCGGGCGTCACGGCGCTGTTGGACTTCCCCACCAACGCCGCCGCCCGGTCGGCCATTGCCCAGGGGGGCTCGATGCGCCAGCTGGCCAACCAGGTGAAGGCCGTCGGGGCCACGATGCCGGATCCCTATGAAATGGGCGGCTTCCTGGACAACCACGACATGACCCGGTTCGTCACCGAGGCCAGGGACCGGCCCATCGAGCGGCTGAAGCTCGGGCTGACGTTCCTGTTTACCCAGCGGGCCATCCCGATCCTCTACTACGGCACCGAGATCGGGATGGAGGGCGGCAACGACCCCTACAACCGGAACGACTTCCCCTGGGGGGAGGAGCGGGACCACGAGGTCGTCGGGTTTGTGCAGAAGTTGAACGAGATCCGCCGGAGCCACCCGGCCCTTCGCCGGGGGACGGTGGAGGAGCTGCTGGCCACCGACGCGCACTACGCCTACGGACGGGCGGCCGAGGACGACACGGTGGTCGTGGTCCTGAGCAACGCCACCGGGCCGGTCACCGGCCTGCCGGTGGACGTCGCGCCGCTCGGGCTCGCCGACGGCACCCGCCTGCGGGATGAGCTGACGGGCCGGGAGGTGCAGGTCAGCGGCGGGCAGGTGGCGCTGGACCTGGACCCGCTCTCCGGGGTCATCCTGGCGCCGGTCCCCGCCACGCCCGCAGGCCCGAGGGGGATCCCTGGGTGGGCGCCCGCGGCTGCGCTGGGCGGGCTGGCGGTGCTGGCCGGGGCGGTGGTCCTCGTCCGGCGTGCACGTCCGGGCCGGACGGGTTCGTAAGGTTTCCCCGGTCATCGTCGGGGCGACCCCTTGCACTCTGGTTCGCCGCTGATGGACGGGACGACTCCGCACGCTGGATGGGCGCCCTGCCGGACCCCCGGTGGGGATACCCCCCGCCCGGCGGGGATACCCGCCGCCCGATGGGGATACCCCCCGCCCGGCGGGGATACCCCAGGGAACGAAGCCTCATGAACACCCGGTCCCACTTCCCCGCGCCAGCGAGGAAGTGGGACCGCCCTTGTCAAACAGGAACT
This genomic stretch from Symbiobacterium terraclitae harbors:
- a CDS encoding sugar ABC transporter permease translates to MARTRKKLRPYERAQLWVSRVILWAIILAVLFPLFSVVASSFQKGDAFAVKRLLPDPKLFTLDNYRELFSETSRFPIWLRNTLLMGTGVGVLQVAVTLTASYAFSRLKFWGRKNGIRTLMIIQMMPSMVSLAAVQYVLFKLNLANLWGFLLSSMGASAWSIWLLKGYIDGIPRDLDEAAKVDGCSDWQVFRLIVLPLSVPMLAVLFLFSFIGVFSEYVMSSALLKNPDHWLMAQGLRSFSANAYSTAWGKLSAAVVVTAFPLAGVWMLAQNLVQAGLTRGAVKG
- a CDS encoding carbohydrate ABC transporter permease, encoding MVTLRRRLAPYAYLSPAMITILIMTIFPMLFTIYLAFTDANLYTFRTGPKFTGLANFVDIFTGSFSKAFFPVLGWNIAYALFSVLTQFSFGLFLAILLNNPHMRESNLYRAILIVPWAIPGTLAVLAWKGLLNTSSGAINVALGALFGLDPIPWLQDPHLARVSVLLVNLWLGFPWFMTVCLGALQSIDTGLYEAAEIDGASLWQQFRSITFPLLTRMTVPLMISSFAHNFNNFGTAFLMTDGGPVRLAAFQAGYTDILVSVGYKLTVQQYRYGLSAALSLVLFVIVAVISLINMKVTGAFAEED
- a CDS encoding maltose ABC transporter substrate-binding protein, with translation MRTKKWLAGALSVLMLSLALAGCGSAKSPTSEPQNQGGTQQGSSTNTPAKTPVELTVWSHLTSPEVQEVQKVADEWAAKTGNKVTVLEDQTGFQEYAAAATAGQGPDIMYGLPHDNLGPFWKAGLLEPVPDGVIDESNYEKVTLDAVSYEGKKFAVPISYEAVALFYNKALVSEPPTEWDEFLALAQEKGFMYKIKDFYFTYGFIAGNGGYVFKDKGNGNLDPTDVGFASEGGIAGLQLLSDFVNKYKLMPSDVDDNMAKAEFQAGNVAFYLSGSWDVKGFEDAGVDFGIAPMPKMPNGQPFSPFVGVQAAFVNADSKHKAEAWDLIKYLQENVPERLLAVGNRIPAQKSMASALQTNPYLAGFAESAKVGHPMPNIPEMASVWAPAASMIELVVMQQATPEQAAQQAVQAINEAVAAQR
- a CDS encoding glycoside hydrolase family 31 protein; protein product: MLPVGSLLDYDFAAGTLTLRTAGAQLSLRFLAPDLLRITLLPEGRQMRPSVAVLPRQWDDVQVRLDEGEEALRLATPAMTVEVGRDPVRLRFYDRDGRLLAGEASLAWGEGAVAWEQAAPPEVRYYGFGQKPGFLDRRGRAMTHWATDESLHTPDHDVLYQAIPFHIAMQGSRAHGLFVDSTARVRYDVAKERADRLRILADDDYLDAYLFAGPAIKDVLVRYTELTGRMELPPLWALGYHQCRYTYFPEARVREVAAELRRREIPCDAVWLDIDYMDGYRVFTWDRERFPDPKQMVADLREQGFRTVTIVDPGVKVDARYPVFREGVAGNHFICHADGELCIDNVWPGRSAFPDFTRAATRRWWGDLHREFVNDLGIAGIWNDMNEPAVFNERKTLPPTAVQGEDGARVGHDRVHNAYGLLMAQATHEGLRRLQPDRRPFLLTRSGYAGIQRYAAVWMGDNHSWWEHLLTTVPILLGMGLSGVPFVGTDIGGFQGDCDGELFARWVQLGAFLPFCRNHAAMGTVDQEPWAFGPEVEEIARRYIQLRYRLLPFLYNEFYKSSQTGLPVMRPLLLEYPDDPETANLSDQFLLGEDLLVCPVYQPGATARMVYLPAGEWVDFWTGARHRGPARIVAEAPLERMPLYVRAGAILPMGPVRQWTDQPAPAELTLQVYAGADGALDLYEDEGEGYAYRDGGYAITPVRLSGTRLRIGAPEGGYRPTRDRLVVRFFAPGRVVVAERDGRPVTFRTAADGAAEVVLTEGTTDACELSFRVEG
- a CDS encoding alpha-amylase family glycosyl hydrolase — encoded protein: MRRAARLAAALVAVLLAASMRAALLASPAFAAGTSAYAAATAPASFASILAAAPAQARAEAAAPFESAPVSAGTRAAAAMAQTSLAPALPAAMAQTSLAPALPAAPARTSLASAFAAATARTPLASAPAAASATEPTDADRTWQDETIYFIMIDRFHNGDPSNDGPADPRNPRAWHGGDIQGIIDKLDYIQSLGFSAIWITPHVRNAGNDYHGYGAVDFFETDPHFGTNETVKRLVAEAHRRGMKVIFDIVVNHTGPANPLVTEHPDWFHPKRAITNWNDQTQVQEGWLFDLPDFDQSNPEVRQYILDYSRFWIETTDVDGFRLDTVKHVPHEFFTWYAAELQKIKPGFWLIGEDWENAPWRLAAYQEAGVTALLDFPTNAAARSAIAQGGSMRQLANQVKAVGATMPDPYEMGGFLDNHDMTRFVTEARDRPIERLKLGLTFLFTQRAIPILYYGTEIGMEGGNDPYNRNDFPWGEERDHEVVGFVQKLNEIRRSHPALRRGTVEELLATDAHYAYGRAAEDDTVVVVLSNATGPVTGLPVDVAPLGLADGTRLRDELTGREVQVSGGQVALDLDPLSGVILAPVPATPAGPRGIPGWAPAAALGGLAVLAGAVVLVRRARPGRTGS
- a CDS encoding glycoside hydrolase family 13 protein, coding for MQLAALQHRCTVPFAYPVGDGHLRVILKAADGDLAAAECIFGDRYAWPPSEDAPLPLARLGGDGVHEYWGATLPAPQRRVRYRFRLEGRDGTVVWLAESGLHDAPPDGGFFQYAYIHRADRFRQPDWLREAVFYQIFPDRFCNGDPANDPPGTGPWGERPTPRYLAGGDLAGIRARLDYLADLGVGCIYTTPVFRSPSNHKYDTADYYQVDPAFGTNGELVGLVAAAHERGIRFLLDAVFNHSGALWPPFQDVLARGADSPYRDWFYDLRSFPVDPEACNYETFANHVPTMPKLDTGNRDVAAYLLEVAEHWLREAGVDGWRLDVANEVDHRFWRAFRDRVKGVNPEVFILGEVWHDALDWLGGDQFDSVMDYPWRDATLAWLTGRIDARDYDRWLTRLRFRYTAEAARGLVRLLSTHDTPRVRTVVGSRERAAQAAVLLLTCEGVPMIFYGDEVGLEGGDDPDCRRCYPWNDEEPRDLGLLSLYRRLGRIRRALPWLNDGAWQTVLAEGDLLAYLRLPTPLHAPERPAGEEGLLVVLNGGTDSVELALPPGDWVDLLAGEMQTGRLEGAGQRAAAKAIRRKNGGKSGQVTLQVSHRARGRAPGRAARHAAEQLSDHVALQAPGRALGTVTLRLPPLGLAVLAPAWMEGVVKG